One stretch of Dissulfurimicrobium hydrothermale DNA includes these proteins:
- the prmA gene encoding 50S ribosomal protein L11 methyltransferase, with product MKIKNQNWAEFTITIHRELADVLSEYIVSRLGRGIFVKDTEDAEIVRLVAYLSDEDLESNAADEITRFVSRLNAMNAGLPMGVCSQKEIKDEDWGQSWKLGFKPVHIGKRFVIRPSWETYKARPGELVIEIDPGQAFGTGTHQTTAMVLEAMETLWEKKGWDKKGQGVQDVLPDVIDVGTGTGILGIGARLLGAKKVLCVDIDPVAVEVARENMKKNGLGDVLVTNAKLENINDKFDVILANLDKKTLMTLSSLFKLHLKTSGVIILSGILAEQKNEIVKTFEAEGLAVEMVMTDLKETEWVCIGLSNRT from the coding sequence ATGAAGATAAAAAACCAAAACTGGGCCGAATTTACCATAACCATACACAGGGAACTGGCTGACGTCCTTTCGGAATATATCGTCTCCAGACTTGGAAGGGGTATCTTTGTAAAAGATACCGAAGATGCAGAGATCGTGCGTCTTGTAGCCTATCTGAGCGATGAAGACCTCGAAAGCAACGCCGCAGATGAAATAACAAGGTTTGTCTCCAGACTGAACGCCATGAACGCCGGGCTTCCCATGGGGGTTTGTAGTCAGAAAGAGATAAAAGACGAGGATTGGGGCCAGAGCTGGAAGCTCGGCTTCAAGCCCGTTCATATCGGAAAACGATTCGTCATAAGGCCAAGCTGGGAAACATATAAAGCAAGACCGGGTGAGCTCGTGATTGAGATAGACCCAGGTCAGGCGTTCGGCACAGGCACACACCAGACCACCGCAATGGTGTTAGAGGCCATGGAGACCCTGTGGGAAAAGAAAGGCTGGGATAAAAAGGGGCAAGGGGTGCAGGATGTCTTGCCCGATGTCATCGACGTAGGCACAGGCACCGGCATACTCGGCATAGGGGCAAGACTTCTTGGGGCAAAAAAAGTCCTTTGCGTGGACATAGACCCCGTAGCAGTGGAGGTGGCGCGGGAAAACATGAAAAAAAACGGGCTTGGAGACGTACTTGTAACAAACGCCAAACTTGAGAATATTAATGATAAATTCGATGTAATCCTTGCTAACCTCGACAAAAAAACGCTTATGACCCTCTCGAGCCTCTTTAAATTGCATCTTAAGACCAGCGGCGTCATAATCCTTTCAGGCATACTTGCCGAACAGAAAAACGAAATTGTAAAGACGTTTGAGGCAGAAGGCCTCGCGGTCGAGATGGTCATGACAGACTTGAAAGAGACTGAGTGGGTATGTATCGGCCTATCAAACAGGACATGA